A region from the Fimbriimonadaceae bacterium genome encodes:
- a CDS encoding type II secretion system F family protein: MPVYSYTFKDATGGLQKGTAEAESEERLRQRFTEQGLEIVELQMIKKGSTQKARGFGKVKLKKLAVFCRQFSTMVDAGVSLVRCLDVLSRQTDDPKLKRILLDIGEKVEGGESLSRSMQRHPRTFNNLFIGLIRAGEIGGVLEESLQRLSEFLEKDVALRRKVTSALTYPILVMVAAVAIVIFLVTWVVPQFANLFRDIGLKDEDFPAMTKFLLDLSYNLTRNGPMIVLVVIAVIFGYRLFVSTRFGRRTMDRIKLHVPVFGPLHHKVCMTRFSRTMGTLLTSGVPILQAMETVAGTVGNSIMADAVLDARARIREGDRIGDPLEASKMFPPMVVHMIGVGEESGSLDYMLQKIADFYESEVEATLSSLTAALEPLLIVFLGFVVGFIVIAMFMPLIKVIEKLSAGGGDE, from the coding sequence ATGCCCGTCTATAGCTACACGTTCAAGGATGCGACCGGTGGCCTGCAAAAGGGCACCGCCGAAGCTGAGTCGGAAGAGCGGCTACGTCAGCGCTTCACCGAGCAGGGGCTCGAGATCGTCGAGCTCCAGATGATCAAGAAGGGGTCGACGCAGAAGGCGCGCGGCTTCGGCAAGGTCAAACTCAAAAAGCTCGCCGTCTTCTGCCGCCAGTTCTCCACGATGGTCGACGCCGGCGTGTCGTTGGTGCGGTGCCTCGACGTGCTCTCCCGCCAGACGGACGACCCCAAATTGAAACGGATCCTGTTGGACATCGGCGAGAAGGTCGAGGGCGGTGAGTCGCTCAGCCGGTCGATGCAACGGCATCCACGGACGTTCAACAACCTGTTCATCGGTTTGATCCGCGCCGGCGAGATCGGCGGTGTCTTGGAAGAGTCACTTCAGCGACTCTCTGAGTTCTTGGAGAAGGACGTCGCCCTTCGCCGCAAGGTGACTTCGGCCCTGACCTACCCGATCTTGGTCATGGTCGCCGCCGTCGCGATCGTCATCTTCCTTGTCACGTGGGTCGTGCCCCAGTTCGCCAACCTCTTTAGGGACATCGGCCTGAAGGATGAGGACTTCCCGGCGATGACCAAGTTCCTGCTCGACTTGAGTTACAACCTGACGAGAAACGGCCCGATGATCGTCCTCGTCGTGATCGCGGTGATCTTTGGCTATAGACTCTTTGTCAGCACCCGGTTCGGGCGGAGGACGATGGACCGCATCAAGTTGCATGTCCCGGTCTTCGGCCCCCTCCACCACAAGGTCTGCATGACGCGGTTCTCGCGCACGATGGGCACCCTGCTCACGTCGGGCGTCCCTATCTTGCAGGCGATGGAGACGGTCGCCGGCACGGTGGGCAACTCGATCATGGCCGACGCGGTCCTTGACGCCCGCGCGCGTATCCGGGAAGGTGACCGGATCGGCGACCCCCTCGAAGCCAGCAAGATGTTCCCGCCGATGGTCGTCCACATGATCGGTGTCGGGGAGGAGTCGGGTTCGCTCGACTACATGCTGCAGAAGATCGCCGACTTCTACGAGTCGGAGGTCGAGGCGACCTTGTCGTCGTTGACGGCGGCCCTCGAGCCGTTGCTGATCGTCTTCCTTGGCTTTGTCGTCGGCTTCATCGTCATCGCGATGTTCATGCCGCTCATCAAGGTCATCGAGAAGCTCTCCGCCGGCGGCGGCGACGAATAA
- a CDS encoding type IV pilus twitching motility protein PilT gives MSAPPVQPTATPPTEEPTRAGQPKSLEDLHIDELLHVVVDRNCSDLHVCAQSEPVIREDGKLKRLNYERFTPQQVQRMMYEIISDDQVTRFEQTKELDFSYQLPRRARFRVNMYRDRGACAAAFRLISSRIPTVEELNLPPILKQLSEKPRGLILVTGPTGSGKSTSLAAMINHINTNFSHHIITIEDPIEYLHQHKQCVINQRELGGDTLSFTNALRASLREDPDILLVGEMRDMETIALAITAAETGHLVFATLHTNNAAESIDRIIDVFPPGQQEQIRVQLSNNIIAIISQQLLPRASGPGRIPANEIMVATPAVRNLIRENKTHQIPSIIQTSAAAGNVTMDQCLRDLYMKGLITLEEALTRCMNVEELKKMINLGGPTPGAAPGAQPKR, from the coding sequence ATGTCCGCGCCGCCGGTGCAACCGACGGCAACCCCCCCGACCGAGGAGCCGACCCGGGCAGGGCAGCCTAAGTCGCTCGAAGACCTGCACATCGACGAGCTTCTCCACGTGGTCGTCGACCGGAACTGCAGCGACTTGCACGTGTGCGCCCAAAGCGAGCCGGTCATCCGCGAGGACGGCAAGCTCAAACGCCTCAACTACGAGAGGTTCACCCCCCAACAGGTCCAGCGGATGATGTACGAGATCATCAGCGACGACCAGGTGACGCGGTTCGAGCAGACGAAGGAACTGGACTTCAGCTACCAGTTGCCGCGCCGGGCCCGTTTCCGCGTCAACATGTACCGTGACCGCGGCGCCTGCGCCGCGGCGTTCCGTCTGATCTCCAGCCGCATCCCGACCGTCGAGGAGCTGAACCTTCCTCCCATCCTCAAACAACTTTCCGAGAAGCCCCGTGGATTGATCTTGGTCACCGGCCCGACCGGCTCGGGCAAATCGACGTCGCTCGCCGCGATGATCAACCATATCAACACGAACTTTTCCCACCACATCATCACGATCGAAGACCCGATCGAGTACCTCCACCAGCACAAGCAGTGCGTCATCAACCAGCGCGAACTAGGCGGCGACACGCTCAGCTTTACGAACGCACTGCGCGCGAGCCTTCGCGAAGACCCCGACATCCTGCTGGTCGGTGAGATGCGGGACATGGAGACGATCGCCTTGGCCATCACCGCCGCGGAAACCGGCCACTTGGTCTTCGCGACCCTGCACACCAACAACGCGGCCGAGTCCATCGACCGTATCATCGACGTCTTCCCCCCCGGACAGCAGGAGCAGATCCGGGTGCAGTTGTCCAACAATATCATTGCGATCATTTCCCAGCAACTGCTCCCGAGGGCGTCTGGCCCGGGTCGGATACCCGCCAACGAGATCATGGTGGCCACTCCCGCCGTCAGGAACCTGATCCGCGAGAACAAGACCCACCAGATCCCGTCGATCATCCAGACCAGCGCCGCCGCCGGCAACGTCACGATGGACCAGTGTCTGCGCGACCTGTACATGAAGGGGTTGATCACCCTGGAAGAGGCTCTGACCCGTTGCATGAACGTCGAAGAATTGAAGAAGATGATCAACCTGGGAGGCCCCACTCCGGGAGCCGCCCCAGGGGCCCAGCCGAAAAGGTGA
- a CDS encoding prepilin peptidase, with protein sequence MFPEWTSLLGFWIGAAIGSFLNVVIYRLPRGLSIGEPTHSFCPSCKNQLSWGEMVPILSWLIQRGKCKQCGAPISSRYLVVEMLNGLFWAVLWHQHLVMGRYNSPSEVVWAVGYMLFASALLCAICTDLQYYIIPDEVNAAMLVVGLGMNVAFAALKDPVAWTGGWPSSVVGALVGTVVLWGIAFLGLLLFRKDAMGHGDIKMARGIGAVLLWQNAVASFAIAVVLGAVLGVVMILVRRQVEAKRAAERAANGETTTEDEDDDGPYEPESLGSLLFCGLGYVLCVDVVGLFFPRLYEWWFKENPRSTEEIVDQPEVEPTMIPFGPYLAAGALVAMVFAGTLQQAMEAYVKYVTGK encoded by the coding sequence ATGTTTCCCGAATGGACGAGCCTGTTGGGCTTCTGGATCGGGGCTGCCATCGGCAGCTTCCTCAACGTCGTCATTTACCGGTTGCCCCGCGGCCTCTCCATCGGCGAGCCGACCCACAGTTTTTGCCCTTCGTGCAAGAACCAGCTGTCCTGGGGCGAGATGGTGCCCATCCTCAGTTGGCTGATCCAGCGCGGCAAGTGCAAGCAGTGCGGCGCGCCGATCAGCTCCCGGTATCTGGTCGTCGAGATGCTCAACGGCCTTTTCTGGGCCGTGCTTTGGCACCAGCACCTGGTCATGGGGCGATACAATTCGCCTTCCGAAGTCGTCTGGGCGGTCGGCTACATGCTTTTCGCCAGCGCGCTGCTCTGCGCGATCTGCACCGACCTGCAGTACTACATCATCCCCGACGAGGTCAACGCGGCGATGCTGGTCGTCGGCCTGGGCATGAACGTCGCCTTCGCCGCCCTGAAAGACCCGGTCGCGTGGACGGGTGGATGGCCCTCAAGCGTCGTCGGCGCCCTGGTCGGGACCGTCGTGCTGTGGGGTATCGCCTTTTTGGGCCTGCTGCTCTTCCGAAAGGACGCCATGGGGCATGGCGACATAAAGATGGCCCGCGGAATCGGGGCCGTGCTCCTGTGGCAGAACGCCGTCGCCAGTTTCGCCATCGCGGTGGTGCTTGGTGCGGTGCTCGGCGTGGTCATGATCTTGGTCCGCCGGCAGGTCGAGGCCAAGCGGGCCGCCGAGCGGGCCGCCAACGGCGAGACCACGACCGAAGACGAAGACGACGACGGGCCGTACGAACCCGAGTCGCTGGGATCGTTGCTCTTTTGCGGCCTGGGCTATGTGCTGTGCGTGGACGTCGTCGGCCTGTTCTTTCCCCGGCTCTACGAGTGGTGGTTCAAGGAAAACCCACGGTCCACCGAAGAGATCGTGGACCAGCCTGAGGTAGAACCGACGATGATCCCGTTCGGGCCCTACCTGGCCGCGGGGGCGTTGGTCGCCATGGTTTTTGCTGGCACGTTGCAGCAGGCCATGGAAGCCTATGTCAAATATGTCACGGGAAAGTAG
- a CDS encoding arginine--tRNA ligase, whose amino-acid sequence MPTLPLVRDSLATILSEARRRLVEKGALPAAVLDQAVDIDVPKQAGYGDFMTNFALVAAKSAGMGPRAVAEALAGELGGDAAFESVEVAGPGFVNLTLAPGWAAGHLSAVQSKDFARSTAAAPKKINVEFVSVNPNGPITVGSGRGAAYGSTLCNVLAAAGHTVHREYYVNDGVNSEQMRLFAESVRSFVEGTPFPEKGYKGDYVQEVADRIAAGGRPEVFRPRSQGYLGHGSGEGVSLGDGEDWMRRHCEDLMVDAQMQALTTFGVTFDVWFSEQSLHDAGVVQTELDTLRDGGAADDQPYRLKLKFAKGGKVVDVEKEDQETILVETEDEEFATTGDSPTVWLRSTKFGDDMDRVLRRKDGRLTYIASDVAYHKDKFNRPEHADKLVTVLGPDHHGYIGRLTAVVAAMLLADGQVKVEPSGEPLSDIDAQIFASAEERDRCRAATALAREKLDVQIFQIVRFVKDGKPAPMRKRDGNIYALIDLVNEIGEKARPSGTREEKQAAGSDVARFFYLMRHHDTAMDFDLDLAEKQSDENPVFYAQYAHARICSVLDKAAKAGFAAEVPFGHDDPLWALLTEHKEKALALKALDLRYEVARCAEDYAVNRLTTYAVELARTYHAFYDACRVVQPDQPELSRARVALCAATRSALQAVFGLLGIGSPERMERDPGATE is encoded by the coding sequence TTGCCGACCCTTCCCCTCGTCCGCGACTCTCTGGCCACCATCCTCTCCGAGGCCCGTCGCCGTCTGGTGGAAAAAGGCGCCCTCCCCGCCGCCGTGCTTGACCAAGCGGTTGATATCGACGTTCCCAAGCAGGCGGGGTACGGCGACTTTATGACGAACTTTGCCCTTGTGGCGGCCAAGTCGGCCGGCATGGGCCCGCGTGCCGTCGCCGAGGCCCTGGCCGGAGAACTGGGGGGAGACGCCGCCTTCGAGTCCGTCGAAGTCGCCGGGCCTGGGTTCGTGAACCTCACCCTCGCCCCCGGATGGGCCGCGGGCCACCTCTCCGCCGTCCAGTCGAAAGACTTCGCGCGGTCGACGGCGGCCGCGCCAAAGAAGATCAACGTCGAGTTCGTCTCGGTGAACCCCAACGGGCCGATCACGGTCGGTTCGGGCCGGGGCGCCGCCTACGGGTCGACACTCTGCAACGTCCTCGCCGCCGCCGGGCACACCGTCCACCGCGAGTACTACGTGAACGACGGTGTCAACAGCGAGCAGATGCGGCTCTTCGCCGAGTCCGTGCGCAGCTTTGTGGAGGGGACGCCCTTCCCAGAGAAGGGATACAAGGGCGACTACGTCCAAGAAGTCGCCGACCGCATTGCCGCCGGTGGGCGTCCGGAGGTGTTTCGACCGAGAAGCCAGGGCTACTTGGGCCACGGTTCCGGGGAAGGCGTCAGCCTGGGCGACGGCGAAGACTGGATGCGCCGACACTGTGAGGACTTGATGGTCGACGCCCAGATGCAGGCGTTGACCACGTTCGGGGTCACCTTTGACGTCTGGTTCAGCGAGCAGTCCCTCCATGACGCCGGCGTCGTCCAGACCGAGCTCGACACCCTCCGCGACGGCGGCGCGGCCGATGACCAGCCGTACCGGCTCAAGCTGAAGTTCGCCAAGGGCGGCAAGGTCGTCGACGTCGAGAAGGAAGACCAAGAGACGATCCTGGTCGAGACCGAGGACGAGGAGTTCGCCACCACCGGCGACAGCCCGACGGTCTGGCTCCGCAGCACCAAGTTCGGCGACGACATGGACCGTGTCCTCCGCCGCAAGGACGGCCGGCTCACCTACATCGCCAGCGACGTCGCCTACCACAAGGACAAGTTCAACCGTCCGGAGCACGCCGACAAGTTGGTCACCGTCCTCGGGCCCGACCACCACGGCTACATCGGCCGCCTGACCGCCGTCGTCGCCGCCATGCTCCTGGCCGACGGCCAGGTCAAGGTCGAGCCAAGCGGCGAGCCCCTCAGCGACATCGACGCCCAAATCTTCGCCTCGGCCGAAGAACGCGACCGGTGCCGGGCCGCCACGGCTCTGGCACGTGAAAAGCTGGACGTCCAGATCTTCCAGATCGTCCGCTTTGTCAAGGACGGCAAGCCTGCGCCGATGCGCAAACGCGACGGCAACATCTACGCCCTCATCGACCTGGTCAACGAGATCGGTGAGAAAGCCCGCCCGAGCGGGACGCGGGAGGAGAAGCAGGCCGCCGGAAGCGACGTCGCCCGGTTCTTCTATCTGATGCGGCACCACGACACGGCGATGGACTTCGACCTCGACCTGGCTGAGAAGCAGAGCGACGAGAACCCCGTCTTTTACGCCCAGTACGCCCACGCCCGCATCTGCAGTGTCCTGGACAAGGCCGCCAAAGCCGGCTTTGCCGCTGAAGTCCCCTTCGGACATGACGACCCGCTCTGGGCGTTGCTCACCGAGCACAAGGAGAAGGCCCTTGCCCTCAAGGCCCTCGACTTGCGCTACGAGGTCGCCCGGTGTGCCGAGGACTATGCGGTGAACCGGCTGACCACCTACGCGGTCGAGCTCGCCCGCACCTACCACGCCTTCTACGACGCTTGCCGCGTCGTCCAGCCCGACCAGCCTGAACTGTCGCGGGCCCGGGTGGCCCTCTGCGCCGCGACCCGGTCGGCGCTCCAAGCCGTGTTCGGTCTGCTGGGTATCGGCTCGCCGGAGCGGATGGAACGCGACCCTGGGGCCACGGAATAG
- a CDS encoding prepilin-type N-terminal cleavage/methylation domain-containing protein: MKGKRAFSLIELLVVIAIIAILAGIIFPVYARAKDSANRNSDMASLNNLRSALQLYRADQGGYPPALLGYVTLYTTGPEAGNVIPADRLKGYLYPKRVDSLKTFTPAYNRSGTTVTTKAVFPQADQSAVGSAPILDLNGDGIVSNADDVAGARQAFGPGDGDVCWNSTVLAVAAGARCGGVDSSPLDFYALSGYDAAQVPLPGSGSRTELRYTRFWTNYAIGVGGGVGAPDDDPRQLGYSDPPEDTVVTWDSYFRDYASAGVPNAGRRDIILFVSGSARPWDTLALANNSWRLRRAR; the protein is encoded by the coding sequence ATGAAAGGCAAGCGGGCGTTCAGTTTGATCGAGCTCTTGGTGGTGATCGCCATCATCGCGATCCTTGCCGGGATCATCTTCCCCGTGTACGCGAGGGCCAAGGACTCGGCGAACCGAAACTCCGACATGGCCTCGTTGAACAACCTCCGGTCGGCATTGCAGCTTTACCGCGCCGACCAAGGGGGCTATCCACCGGCCTTGCTGGGCTATGTCACCCTGTACACGACGGGGCCAGAGGCGGGCAACGTCATCCCGGCCGACCGGCTGAAGGGCTACCTCTATCCCAAGCGAGTCGACTCGCTGAAGACGTTCACCCCGGCGTACAACCGCTCGGGCACGACGGTCACGACCAAAGCGGTCTTTCCCCAGGCCGACCAGTCAGCGGTCGGCTCGGCCCCGATCCTCGACCTGAACGGTGACGGCATCGTCTCGAACGCCGACGACGTGGCCGGGGCGCGCCAAGCGTTCGGCCCCGGTGACGGTGACGTGTGCTGGAACAGCACCGTCCTCGCCGTGGCGGCGGGGGCCCGGTGCGGCGGGGTCGACTCCAGCCCTCTGGACTTCTACGCGCTGAGCGGGTACGACGCCGCCCAGGTGCCGTTGCCCGGCTCGGGCTCGCGCACCGAGTTGCGCTACACGCGCTTTTGGACGAACTACGCGATCGGGGTGGGCGGCGGCGTCGGTGCGCCCGACGACGACCCGCGCCAGCTCGGCTATTCCGACCCTCCGGAAGACACCGTCGTCACGTGGGACAGCTACTTCCGCGACTATGCGTCGGCGGGCGTCCCCAACGCGGGTCGCCGCGACATCATCCTCTTCGTGAGCGGGAGCGCGCGTCCTTGGGACACGCTCGCCCTCGCCAACAACTCTTGGCGGCTGCGACGGGCCCGGTGA
- a CDS encoding prepilin-type N-terminal cleavage/methylation domain-containing protein → MASVVMRRKKRSGTTLIELLVVIVVFLVGILAVVQIFPTGLATLKTTAGNTLANSLAKSETDRIQGQSQQIPEMIMPVNFIGSGAFISIDNGADFNDLKAPLDDVANNIGRIDSDGNVIIGGIAAGKWPKLSGANLFSRVIGEGRPVPAPRVVGTQFGSLMQLLFAPVYYSVDPGTGIGRVGLLQVYGNDMVGRDGDRDFGIPNPRGTRFRDYQFFTVAAENATESDASPFNGEDQVWVSSIRSATTGNYLSQTYRVAFSFNYDTGSGIRQFDVIVLAQPGDAAYVAPDTISGGVYDGPYTVISLKRLIAKSGLYGGGGFDPARFVHADLASVRVQRVYDEVTTTAAWDAGNPYQYKVLSSNLGAVLVNPNASLTKVRVAGGATVPLVAQADYTVFDWRIIRDEFRVPATGSVKLVVNSIKPRSGTGPDGKPNPGLGSDIPGDKSLWTPDAAGVNGSQDFILQDVESGGVILGNSQTDTHSCYWVDKSNGVVNFRSVAGGGVLMAYVAYPTGDPDNPWAADLNNPVDIAGHSVRALYMARGEYAVQVMKAASSYRVTFPGAPSGLKAGECTVGGSNGWGSPNRLYFSLADYGQKVTVGEIWATDGSTTQPLLDKDLLVGGRETIGGVPLAYYQLPVGLTFDFATNGYSVRRVRGASIKARVLWNPSSFQLGTDQVQNYQNFMTWAQSWRKVTTESFAAGAKD, encoded by the coding sequence ATGGCAAGTGTCGTGATGCGCCGGAAGAAGCGTTCAGGTACCACCCTGATCGAACTCCTGGTCGTGATCGTGGTCTTTTTGGTCGGGATCTTGGCGGTCGTCCAGATCTTCCCGACGGGCTTGGCCACGCTCAAGACCACGGCCGGCAACACCCTGGCGAACTCCCTGGCGAAGTCGGAGACCGACCGGATCCAAGGTCAGTCCCAGCAGATCCCGGAAATGATCATGCCCGTCAACTTCATCGGAAGCGGCGCGTTCATCTCCATTGACAACGGGGCGGACTTCAACGACCTCAAAGCCCCGCTGGACGACGTGGCCAACAACATCGGCCGGATCGACTCCGACGGCAACGTCATCATCGGCGGCATCGCCGCCGGCAAGTGGCCGAAGCTGAGCGGCGCGAACCTTTTCTCCCGCGTCATCGGCGAAGGGCGGCCCGTCCCCGCCCCCCGCGTCGTCGGCACCCAGTTCGGTAGCCTGATGCAGTTGCTTTTCGCCCCGGTCTACTACAGCGTCGACCCGGGCACGGGGATCGGCCGGGTCGGCCTGCTCCAGGTCTACGGCAACGACATGGTCGGCCGTGACGGCGACCGCGACTTCGGTATCCCCAACCCTCGGGGCACCCGGTTCCGCGACTATCAGTTCTTCACCGTCGCGGCGGAGAACGCCACCGAGTCAGACGCCTCGCCGTTCAACGGCGAAGACCAAGTCTGGGTGAGCTCGATCCGAAGCGCCACGACCGGTAACTACCTGAGCCAGACCTACCGCGTCGCGTTCAGCTTCAATTACGACACCGGTTCGGGGATCAGGCAGTTCGACGTGATCGTCTTGGCCCAGCCGGGCGACGCCGCCTACGTCGCCCCGGACACGATTTCTGGCGGGGTCTACGACGGCCCCTACACCGTCATCTCCCTCAAGCGCCTGATCGCCAAGTCAGGGCTGTACGGGGGCGGCGGGTTCGATCCGGCCAGGTTTGTCCACGCCGACCTCGCCTCCGTCCGCGTCCAACGCGTCTATGACGAAGTCACCACGACGGCCGCTTGGGACGCCGGCAACCCGTACCAGTACAAAGTGCTGAGTTCCAACCTCGGCGCGGTCCTCGTCAACCCGAACGCGTCCTTGACCAAGGTGCGCGTGGCGGGCGGTGCGACCGTCCCCCTCGTCGCCCAGGCCGACTACACCGTCTTCGACTGGCGCATCATCCGCGACGAGTTCCGGGTCCCCGCGACCGGCTCGGTCAAGCTGGTCGTCAACTCGATCAAGCCACGCTCAGGCACGGGCCCCGACGGCAAACCGAACCCGGGCCTGGGCTCCGACATCCCGGGCGACAAGTCGCTCTGGACCCCCGACGCTGCCGGCGTCAACGGGAGCCAGGACTTCATCCTTCAGGACGTCGAGTCCGGTGGCGTGATCCTCGGCAACAGCCAGACCGACACCCATAGCTGCTATTGGGTCGACAAGTCCAACGGCGTGGTCAACTTCCGCAGTGTCGCCGGGGGTGGTGTGCTGATGGCCTACGTCGCCTATCCGACGGGTGACCCCGACAACCCGTGGGCGGCCGACCTGAACAACCCTGTCGACATCGCCGGGCACAGCGTCCGCGCCCTCTACATGGCCCGGGGAGAGTATGCCGTCCAGGTCATGAAGGCGGCGAGTTCTTACCGCGTCACGTTCCCCGGCGCGCCCAGCGGCCTGAAGGCCGGCGAATGCACCGTCGGGGGCAGCAACGGGTGGGGCTCCCCCAACCGGTTGTACTTCTCGCTTGCCGACTACGGACAGAAGGTCACCGTCGGCGAGATCTGGGCCACCGACGGCTCGACGACCCAGCCCCTGTTGGACAAGGACCTCCTCGTCGGCGGGCGGGAGACCATCGGCGGCGTGCCGCTGGCCTACTACCAGCTCCCCGTCGGCCTGACATTTGACTTCGCGACCAACGGCTACTCCGTCCGCCGGGTGCGCGGCGCCTCGATCAAAGCCCGTGTCCTGTGGAACCCCAGCTCCTTCCAGTTGGGCACGGACCAGGTGCAGAACTACCAGAACTTCATGACCTGGGCGCAGTCTTGGCGCAAGGTCACGACCGAGAGCTTCGCGGCGGGGGCCAAGGACTGA
- the tadA gene encoding Flp pilus assembly complex ATPase component TadA: MALKRVPMEQFLVQNGFLKPEQLAEAQQVQKQTNNPDLGRVLMDLGMVGEREIFKARAQETGEAFVDLDNVSVESSAINVVPDRIVRQHKVLPVKKDGTTLWLAMANTANLEAMDAVRFASGCLVRPVLAVPGALDDAIRKYYPEGGATGAPVAATAAGGGNNAAERTVMTADIRGAIAAAQVIRDADTSVVADDKSDEDLADQAPIIKLANAVIQQAILDRASDIHVEPQQRGVRVRYRIDGVLMEAMTIPKNLQAPLISRLKIMAEMNIAERRVPQDGRIEVRHQGKEFDLRVSSIPTPFGEKIVMRILDKGNAMIGLTKLGFTAENQAKIEELISQPNGMFLCTGPTGSGKTTTQYSVLHMLNSIERNIITVEDPIEYQLGGIAQVGVNKKAGLTFGTALRAFLRQDPDIIMVGEMRDLETAEIAIEASLTGHLVLSTLHTNDAPSATIRMIDMGVEPYLIAATVIGILAQRLGRQIDKDHKEPFTVRAIELRRFGFPVTDPDEQITLYRGVPHEDNRQTGFRGRTGFHELMVMNAEIAELVVRRAALNDIKSAAKANGMKELREDGLEKVLAGVTTPDEVMRVVFTAGF; the protein is encoded by the coding sequence ATGGCATTGAAACGCGTACCGATGGAGCAGTTCCTGGTGCAGAACGGCTTTTTGAAGCCCGAGCAACTGGCGGAGGCCCAGCAGGTACAAAAACAAACTAACAACCCCGACTTGGGGCGCGTGCTGATGGACCTGGGGATGGTCGGTGAGCGCGAGATTTTCAAAGCCCGGGCGCAGGAGACCGGCGAGGCGTTCGTCGATCTGGACAACGTCTCGGTCGAGAGCAGCGCGATCAACGTGGTGCCCGACCGGATCGTGCGTCAGCACAAGGTGCTTCCGGTCAAAAAGGACGGCACGACCCTGTGGCTCGCCATGGCCAACACGGCCAACCTGGAGGCGATGGACGCGGTCCGCTTTGCCAGCGGCTGCTTGGTCCGGCCCGTCTTGGCTGTGCCGGGCGCGTTGGACGACGCGATCCGCAAGTACTACCCCGAAGGTGGCGCGACCGGCGCCCCGGTTGCCGCGACCGCAGCGGGCGGCGGCAACAATGCGGCCGAACGGACGGTCATGACGGCCGACATCCGCGGCGCGATCGCCGCCGCCCAGGTCATCCGCGACGCCGACACCTCCGTCGTCGCCGACGACAAGAGCGACGAGGACTTGGCCGACCAAGCCCCGATCATCAAGCTGGCCAACGCCGTCATCCAGCAGGCGATCCTCGACCGCGCCTCGGACATCCACGTCGAGCCCCAGCAGCGCGGTGTCCGCGTCCGGTACCGCATCGACGGTGTCTTGATGGAGGCGATGACGATCCCCAAGAACCTGCAGGCGCCACTCATCAGCCGCCTCAAGATCATGGCGGAGATGAACATCGCCGAGCGGCGGGTTCCTCAGGACGGCCGTATCGAGGTGCGCCACCAGGGCAAGGAGTTCGACCTCCGCGTCAGTTCGATCCCCACGCCGTTCGGCGAAAAGATCGTCATGCGTATCCTCGACAAGGGGAACGCGATGATCGGTCTGACCAAGCTCGGCTTCACCGCCGAGAACCAGGCCAAGATCGAGGAACTGATCAGCCAGCCTAACGGCATGTTCCTGTGCACCGGCCCGACGGGTTCGGGCAAGACCACGACGCAGTACTCGGTCTTGCACATGCTCAACTCGATCGAGCGGAACATCATCACGGTTGAAGACCCCATCGAGTACCAACTCGGCGGTATCGCCCAGGTCGGCGTGAACAAGAAGGCCGGCCTGACCTTCGGCACCGCCCTCCGCGCCTTTCTCCGGCAAGACCCCGACATCATCATGGTCGGCGAGATGCGCGACCTTGAGACGGCCGAGATCGCCATCGAGGCGTCCCTGACGGGCCACTTGGTCTTGTCCACGCTGCACACCAACGACGCGCCGTCCGCCACGATCCGTATGATCGACATGGGCGTCGAGCCCTACCTGATCGCGGCCACCGTCATCGGCATCCTCGCCCAACGCTTGGGACGTCAGATCGACAAGGACCACAAGGAACCGTTCACCGTGCGCGCCATCGAGTTGCGTCGCTTCGGCTTCCCCGTCACGGACCCGGACGAGCAGATCACCCTGTACCGAGGCGTCCCGCACGAGGACAACCGTCAGACCGGTTTCCGAGGCCGCACCGGCTTCCACGAACTGATGGTCATGAACGCGGAGATCGCCGAGTTGGTCGTCCGCCGCGCCGCCCTGAACGACATCAAGTCTGCCGCCAAAGCCAACGGCATGAAGGAACTCCGCGAGGACGGCCTTGAGAAGGTCCTTGCCGGGGTCACGACGCCCGACGAAGTCATGCGCGTCGTCTTCACCGCAGGCTTCTAA